Below is a window of Bradyrhizobium sp. SZCCHNS1050 DNA.
TCGCTTGTCAGCCCCCGTCCATCGGATCGCTCTTCAGCGGCTTGTCGGAATCCCCCGGCATCAGGCAGGGATAGAGTTCGCTGAACGTGAATTCCGCCCCGCCGTCCGCGCGATCGAACCGCAGCACCACATCGAAGCGTTTGCCGGACCAGTGGGTCGGTAACTGGCTTTCATTGCTCACCGGCAGCCGCGGCAGGATGTCGGAGATGATCGCCTTGTGCTCCCACGCCACCAGCACGGTGCCGGACAGCGATAGCAGGGCTTCGACCAGCGCCGCCTCCTGCCCCTTCGCAAAGGACGTGTTCGGCTTGTCGAGGCCGACGCGCGCAGCCAAATCGAGCACCGTCTCATAGGGCCGGCGGCTCGGGTCGGAGCCGTCCTCGGTGCTGTCGGGATCGGCGGCATAGACCGCCTGCGGTGTCGGATAATCCGTGCCGCCCAGTCCGCTGCCGAACAGCGCCGTCCAGGCCCCTGCCCGCTCCCAGCCGAAGATCACCAGCGACTTGGAGTCCGGCTGGCCCTCGTGGGTCAGGCCCGGGCCTGTCGCGTCGCCGTCGGGCTTCTCGGCATGGCGGATGATCAGCAGCGTCAGCGCGTTCATCGGCAAACCTCTCAGGTGGCATCATACATCCATCACACGCGATTGCTACTTGAGATTGCAATCGCGAGAACGCATCATGGCGTTTTTCCAACCAGGATTCATTTCAGATGAGCGTCGGATTGCGACAGACCCGCCGGACATTCCTGGCAACGGCCGCGATGGCGGCAGCCTCCACCGTCATCTCGCCGAGGCCGAGCCGCGCCGCCGCGAAATATCGCCGCCACAGCGTCACCAGCGCGGAAGGCCAGAAGATGCTGGCGAGCTACGCCAAAGGCGTCGCCGCCATGCTCCAGCTCCCCGCAAACCATCCGCAGAACTGGTTCCGCAACGCGTTCATCCACCTGATGGACTGCCCGCACGGCAATTGGTGGTTCTACGTCTGGCATCGCGGCTATCTCGGCTATTTCGAGCAATCGATCCGCGCCCTCAGTGGCGACGACAATTTCGCGCTGCCCTATTGGGACTGGACCGAGCTGCCGGAGATTCCTGCCGGCATGTTCGACGCCGTACTGACACCGACCGACCGGGCGTATCAGCCGTTCACCGGGAATCTCGCGGTCTTCACCTCGTTCATCAAGCCGGCGCTGACGGATTACTGGAACAGCCTGTCGAAGGATCAGCGCGGCCAGCTCGAGATCCGCGGCTACAAGTCGATCGACGATCTCTGGAACGACGTCACCGGCTTCTCGCCGTCCGCCAATGCCGGCATCTCCGGCAATGAGGCCTTCGCGACCACCTGCGCCTCACGCTATCTGTCACGCGACAATCCGAAGCTCGACGCCAAGACCACCTACGACGTCTCGCCCTTCGTGATCATGGCGGGCCTGCTGCCGACCGACTTCTACAACTCCGACAACTATCTGAGCTTCACCAGCTCGAAGACCGCCTCGCACAACACCCAGCCGAATGGCGCGACCAAGTTCTCGACCCTGGAAGGCCTGCCGCACAACAAGGTCCACAACTACATCGGCGGCGTCGGCCCGCTCGATCCCGGCCCCTACGGCAACATGACCAACTTCCTGTCGCCGGTCGACCCGATTTTCTTCCTGCACCATTCGAACATGGACCGGCTCTGGGATGTCTGGACGCGCAAGCAGCAGCGGCTCAAGCTGCCCTATCTGCCGCAGGGCGCCGAACTGAAGACGTTCTCCGACGAGCCCTTCCTGTTCTATGCCGACGGCAAGGGCGGCTATGTCGGCCCCAGCAAGGCCGGCGACTACATCTCGACCGACCGCTTCGACTACGACTATGCGCCAGGCTTCGGCGAGGACATCGTCAATCCGCCCGCGGTCGCCGCGGCGCCGCAGGCCAAGCCGCAGCAGGGCTCGGTCAAGGCCAATGTGGGCACGGTGAGGATCCCTGGCGATGCGCTCGAAGCGCATCTGGCGGCAGCGCGGCCGCAGCCGCTGATGGCGCAGATCACGCTGCCTCGCCCGAGCGGCTATTCGACCGTGCGCGAATTCGACGTCCTGGTCAACGCGCCCGCCAACGTCAGCAAGGTCACGGCTGACAGCCCGTATTATGCAGGCACCATCGCCTTTTTCGGATCGATGATGCCGGGCATGGCCATGACCACGGATGCGAGTTTCGCGGTGCCGCTGCCGACGAAGCAGGAGGCCTTCTCCGCCCTGCGGGCCGCGCCCAACCAGCCGCTGAGCATCCGCGTCGTGCCCTCGGGCGGCGTCGGCACCGCGCCGACGCTGAAGGCGCTCTCGGTCGGACCGCTGCGCCGATGAACGGCAGGCGCGCCGCGCTGCGGAGCTGCGCCGTGCTGCTCTGTGCGGTGCTGCGGCCGGCCTCGTCCTTGGCCGCGGAGCCGTTCAGAGCCGTCGATCTGGTCGTGCCGCGGCCATTGGATGCGAGCAAGGCTCCCGTCGTCGAGATCAGCCTGGGCGCACTGGGGCGGGGCCAGGAGGTGACGGTGACGACGGCGTCCGGGATGCCGCTCGGGACCATCTCGCCATTCGGCCTTCGCACTGGCGCGGAGGCCGGCACCTACGCGCTTCCGGTGCCGAAGGAGGCGATCAAGAGTGGACGCCTGTCGATCCGTCTCAGCATCAGCCAACCCGGCGGCAGCCGCGCGCCGACGCCGCAGGAGGTTCGCGGCATCACGCTCAAGCTTGCTCCGCGGCCATGATCCGTCGTCTGCGCCGCAAGCGCGCCGGACTCAGACCGTCCCGCTCCGTGCACGTTCTGCGCGCTGCTCGAACGGGCTCGCCATGCTGGGCTGTCCGATCCAGACGCGGTTGAGCAGCCGCGTGAACGGCGGACACGTCGTCCCCTCGATACGCGCCATCGCCTCCTGATAGGGGCCGACGGTACGCAATCTCTCCGGCAGCATCGCATAGGCGCGCGGCAGAAACCGCCTGGCGCGCGCCGCGCTGCGGCGTTCGCGCTCGCCATAGGGCAGCGCGAACGCAAGCCGCAGCCGCTCCGGCAGCATCTCGGCCGTCAACGCCGTGAACCAGCGCGGCGGTCCGATAAGGGTCGCCTCGCCGGAGAAGATACGCTGCGCGATCTCGCGCGCCGCCGGGCCGACCGTGAGCGTCTCCGACGCCATCATCTCGGCCGTATAGGCCTTGAACGACGCCCAGTCCGGCGGCATGGCCTCGTGTGGAATTCCGAACAGGCCCGCGAACCGCGTCGCCTCGCGCCAATATTGCTCGCGCTCGGCATCGTCGAGCGGGCGGCACAGCAGGCCGTAGGACATCATCGCAGTCTCGACCAGGGTGGCATGGACCCAGCGCAGCGCGTCGACGTCATTGGCGCGATAGCGCGAGCCGGCCGTAAACGGTCCGACCGTCTCCGGCATCACGCCGTCGACCGCGGCGTGCCGCCGATACAGCCGCCGCGCCACCGCGACCGCCTGCGCGCGCGTGCCGAACACCATGGTGTAGACGATGCTGAAGGTGCGGTGGAAACGGCCGAGCGGGTCGGCAAACACCTTGGACTGCTCGGCAATGCCCGCCGCCACCCAGGGATGGGCGAGCTGCAAAAGCAGCGCGCGGCCAGCGCCGAGAAACAGCGCGGCCTCGCGATGCACGCGCCACATCACGCTGTCGGACGGCAGCACGGCATCGCCCGGCGTGGCCGGCGCGGACAGCACCTCGGCCAAGCACCGTTCGAAATCGGCATCGCTGACGATCACGGCCGCTGCGGGATCTCCAGCCCGCGCTGTACCGCCGGCCGCGCCAGCCCGCGTTCGAGCCAGGCCGGCACGTGCTTCAGCTCATCAAAGGCGACGATGTCGCGCGCGCCGTAGAACCCGATCAGGTTGCGCACCCACCCAAGCGTCGCGATATCGGCAATCGTGTAGTCGGCGTCCATGATCCACTGCCGGCCATCGAGCCGCGCCTCGAGCACGCCGAGCAGCCGCCTGCTCTCCGCGACATAGCGCTGCAACGGCCGCTTGTCCTCGTACTCGCGGCCGGCGAATTTGTGGAAGAAGCCGAGCTGCCCGAACATGGGACCGATGCCGCCCATCTGGAAATGCACCCACTGGATCGTCTGCCAGCGCCGCGCCGGATCGTTCGGCAGGAATTTTCCGGTCTTCTCGGCAAGGTACTGCAGGATCGCGCCGGATTCGAACAGGCCGAGCGGCTGGCCGCCGGGACCGTCGGGATCGATGATCGCGGGAATCTTGCCGTTCGGATTGAGCGAGAGGAATTCAGGGGTCTTCTGGTCGTCCTTGCCGAAATCGATCGTGTGCGGCTCGTAGGCCAGGCCGGTCTCCTCCAGCATGATCGAGACCTTCACGCCGTTCGGGGTCGGCAGTGAATAGAGCTGGATGCGGTCGGGATGCTGCGCCGGCCAGCGCGTGGTGATCGGAAAGCTGGAGAGATCGGACATCGTGGCTCTTGCTCGCTTTGTCGCTGAGGCCTCAATCTAAGCCCGTGAGCCGCCGCTGCAAGGTTCGATGCGGAACCCCATGCGGCCGACCGTCTTGTGTTGCTGCATCGTGCAGAAAGCCAGCATGCCGAGCCCGACCTACCAGTTGATCATGCAGGCGATGATCACGCGCCAGCAGGTGCTGTGCATGTATGGCGGCTTCGCCCGCGCGATCTGCCCGATCATCCTCGGCCACACCGCCGGCCGCGAGCGCGTGCTCGCGTTCCAGTTCGCGGGCGGCGCGAGCAGCGGCCTGCCGCCGGGCGGCCAATGGAAGTGCTTCGATGTCGCTGACATCAGCGAGGTCGAGCTGCGCCAGAGGCGCTGGCATTCCGGGCACAGCCACCGCCAGCCGCAATACTGCGTGGCCGACGTCGAGCTCGACGTCAATCCGGACAGCCCCTACGACCCGAAACGACCGATTACGCCGCAGCGCGGTGAGATTCGGCGGAAGCGCTGACGCTACTGCGGCTCGCGCAGGCGCACGCGCAGCAGCGCCGGCAGTTTCGAGGTGGCATCATGCTGCGCGAGCTTCGCCGCGACCCTGCGCATCAGCGACGACGCGCCCTGCCTGGCAAACAGCTTCATGCCGCGATAGCTGAAATCCACCACCACCTCGTGATGGCGCATGCCCTTGCCGCCCTTGACCAGGCCAAGGTCGCGCACCAGGCAATAATGCCCGTCGCTCATACGTGCCAATCGGGTGTTCTCGAACATGCAGCGAAGCAATGCACCGAGTCGCAAATCCGTCAAGATTGACAGGAACGACTCATGAACCCAGCACGTCGGCAACGCGCCGCCGCGGCGCGAACGGCAGCGTAGGACCATAGCCGAAACGCAACACGAGATCCGGCCGCCGTGTCGTTCCGATCACGCGCGCCAGTTCGGGACGCAGCGCAGCCACCTCTACCGGCTGGTTGATGAAGGCGAGCTTGAGGCCTAGGCGCGTCGCCTCGAGCGCAAAGCGCTGGCACGCCTGCCCGACCCTGATCCAGTGCGAGGGATCGGCGTTCTCGGCTGCGAACACGGCAAGACCGGCAGATGAGCCGATCTGGCGCGCATATTTGTCGTTCTCTGCCGCCGCATCGAAGAGGTGGTCGAACGCGATGCCGCCGAGCGCGGTCGGCAACGACGGATTGCCGCTCGCGGGTGCAAACAGGCCGTCACCCGTTGCCATCGCGCTGCGCGGATTGAAGCGCAGCCAGGACTTCAGCTCGCGCATGAACGCGACGTCGCGCATCTGGGCGTCGTTGCCGGCGACGACGAGGTCGCGGATGGCCGCAATCACAGTACGATCCGTAATGAGTATGAGATCGACGCCTCGCGTGGCTGCTGCCACCTGCAACGCCGCAAGATCGCCTGACGGCACGGCGCGTCCGTCGTAGTCGGCACGTGTCGACTGTCTGCGGACGATCGCAGGCAATAGCGGATCGTCATGCGGCTCGGCGTTCATAAAGCTGTAGCGCACCGTCTGCCCGTCGATGGCAACCTCGCCTCTTCGGCCGCTTGCAGCCGCCGCGATCGCGAGATTGGCGGCCGCGCAGCCCAGGCTGACGAACAGATGATGGTCGTCCGGATCGACCACCGGCGTGCGGCGTGACGGATCGGGCATGATCTCGATCGCATCCTGCGTCACGCGAAAGCGCCATGGCTGCGTGTTGTGACTGTTGGCTGCGAGTGTCGCGTAACGGATGACATCGGTGATCTCGGGCGACAGCGGTGCGCGCAACCGGGCGATATAGTCGTCATACGCGCGCATCGTGCCGGTCGCGGCGCGCCAGGTGCCGGCGCCGAGCGCGGCCACCGCAAGCGCGCTGCCGCCTCCTATCAGGACCTGCCGTCGGTTCATGACTCTGCGCCCGCAATTCTCGCCGCGACCTCGATATCCTCACGATAAGCATGTTCCGCATCGGCGCGTTGTTGCAGATCAAGGCCGCGGCAGCCGGCAAGAACATCGACTCCATGCTGTTGACAGCACCAACAAAGCGGCGTATGTCCCGCGGCCTCGCGAGCGACTGCGCCCGCGACAAACATGAGCGAGACGATGTCCTTCGGCTACGAACACTTCATCCGCACGTCCAACGGCGTCATGCCGGTGGATGGCGCACGCCATGCTCGGGGGAGCGATCTTGCTTGAGGCAAGATCAACAGTCCGCATCACACGGACCCTCCCGAGCCAGCCGCTCCGGAGGGTTTTTTGTTGCCCTCAGGCGAACCGGCTGCACGGCGAAACCAACGGAAGTCCCGGCCTTGGGCCGGAAAGGGAGACCCGGATCCCGGGGCTCGCGCAGGTGATGCGCGCGGCCCGAGCGCGCGGGGCCTGTCGGAGGGAACGAGGCGGCAACGCCGGACACCGATGACAGAGCGAGCTTCAAGGAGCTCGCAACATGCGGCGCCGAAGAGCGCCGCAGACAAGCTATTTGAATTCCCGGCCGCTTGCGGCCGGGAGCTGCTGGTGGTGAAGGTGTCGGCTCCTTCGTGCCATTGGTGATGCGGGTTCGAATCCCGCCTATGGCGTCACGTACCGTGGAGGCGGCCATGCGAGGGCCGTCGTGTCGCGGGTTGCGGTTGTTCTTCTTTCGGATGACCTGCGTTGGCGTCATTGATCGCCGAGACCGCCTGTTCCCCAGCATGCCATCAACGCCACTCGGTGACCGCCGGGCGGCCAAGGCGGTGGTGAAGATGTCTGTTACTTCGTTGAAACCGAGCGCCCCATTGGGGCAGCGACAGCATCGCTTATTCCCCGCCGAACGTATCCACGAGCCGTGGTGAAGACGACTGTTACTTCGCCTTGCACGCCAGAGGTCGCGGGTTCGACTCCCGCCCGGTGTCCTGCCGGTAGCTCAGAGGTCAGAGCGCTGTCCGGTCTCTCAGCGACCGGGTCTCAGTCGTCGCCTGTTCCCGGCTCGTGATCCATCTCAACCGGTGACCCTCATCGAACAGGCGGTCACGTCGTTACGGCGCAGCTACCTGCTGCGCCGCCTTCTTCCACGCGCCGTGGTGAAGAGTGCTGATACTTCGATTGCGGATCGAGAGGTCGTGGGTTCGACTCCCATCCGGCGTTCCATGCGCCGGTAGCTCAGCGGCAGAGCACTATCCGCTCCATGCCAGTGGAGCGGAACTCAGCATTCGCCCGTTCCCGGCGCGTGGTCCCCTGCCGCGCATGGTCTCCGAGACGAGATCATGCGTGACAGCCGGTGCTCCGGCCATTCCATCCATCATCAACCCAGAGAGGAGGCCATCATGGTCAGGCTCAACAAGTTCCTGCGCGCCTTCACCCATGAGGGTGCGCCGTCCCGGCAGCTCGCGCCCGAGCAGGCGCTGCAGCGCACGCTGATGAGCTGCCTGCTGTGGGAGGACCAGTTCTACGAGGACGGGATCGCGATCGCCGAGCGCATCAAGGCGCTGGTGCCGCTGGTCGAGCCGCGCGAGGTGGCTCAGCTCGCGGTCCGTACACGCGAGGAGATGAAGCTGCGGCATGCGCCGCTGCTCGTCGCCCGCGAGATGGCGCGGCTGCCCACGCACCGTGCGCTGGTCGCCGAGACGCTGTCGCGCATCATCCAGCGGCCGGACGAGATGACCGAGCTGCTGGCGATCTACTGGGCGGATTCGCTGGGTCCGCAGCAGCAGCGCAAGCGGCAGCCGGTCTCGGCGCAGGTCAAGAAGGGGCTGGCGAAGGCGTTCGCCAAGTTCGACGCCTATCAGCTCGCGAAGTATGACCGCGAGGGACCGGTGCGGCTTCGCGACGTGCTGTTCCTGGTGCACGCTCGGCCCAGGGACGCCGCGCAGGAGGCGGTGTGGAAGCAGCTCGCCGATGGCGGGCTGCCGTCACCCGACACCTGGGAGGTCGCGCTCTCGGCCGGTGCGGACAAGCGCGCGAGCTTCGAGCGGCTGCTCTCGGAGAAGCGGCTCGGAGCGCTGGCGTTGCTGCGCAACCTGCGCCTGATGCAACAGGCCGGGGTGTCGCGGTCGATTATCGCGGCCGCGATCGAAACGATGCGGACGGACAGGATCCTGCCGTATCGGTTCATCACGGCGGCCCGGCACGCGCCGGACTTCGAGCCCGAGCTCGAGGCCGCGATGCTCCGGTCGATCAAGGGCTACGCGCGGCTTCCGGGCCGCACGCGGCTGCTGATCGACGTCTCCGGCTCGATGTTCGCATCGCTGTCGGCGAAGTCGGAGATGACGCGCGCGGACGCGGCGTGCGGGCTGGCGATCCTGGCCCGCGAGGTCTGCGACGAGGTGGAGATCTTCACGTTCAGCGACAAGGTCGTGAAGGTGCCGCCGCGGCGTGGCTTTGCGCTGCGCGACGCGATCCTCGGATCGCAGCCGCATTCCGGGACCTATCTCGGGCGTGCGGTGGGCGAGGTCGACCGCAAGGGAGACCGCCTGATCGTCTTCACCGACGAGCAGAGTCACGATGCGGTGCCGGCGCCCAAGGCGCGCGGGACCATGGTCAACGTGGCGTCGTACCAGCACGGGGTCGGCTACGGACCCTGGACGCGGGTCGACGGCTTCTCCGAGGCCGTGATCGCCTGGATCGCGGCGCATGAGGAGACTCTGCGCGGCGCGACCCTGCACTGACGACAACGGACCCGGACGCGTCACGGACGCGCCCGGGTCTTCCGTTAACCAGGCACATTCGGCGCCGACTTGCGCTGCTTGCTTCAAGGCGTCTGCTTCAGCAGCGGCGCCACGGTTTCGATCTCGTCGGTCATGACGCCGCCGGTAAAGTTCTTGGGCAACCTGGCGATGTCGTCCGGTGTGTCCAGCCCGGCCGAGAACGCCTCACCACTATAGGAGCCGACGACGAAGACGCTGCTTTCGGCGCGCGTCATGCGCGCGAGGAATCGGTCCGGCCAGCCCCACAGCCACGGCGCGACATTGATCGGGACCAGCACCATCATGTTGTGGCACGCGGACGGCACCAGGCCGGTCCAGCCATAGCCGAGATAACGGACCAGGCAGCTCTTCAGCATGCCGCGCGACATGACCTTGAGATCCGGCAGAGACGCCCTGAGCGTCGCGATCGGCGCGTCGCCGCCATAGACCGTCAGTCGCGCCCGTCGCGCGCCAGGCAAGCGCGCCAGAGCATCCGCCAGCAGTCGGCCTTCCGCCGGATCATTGCTCTTGACGTTGATCAGGAAAGCCTTGTCCGGAAAGGCTGCGAGCACCTCGTCCAGCGACGGCATCAGGCCGACGCCCTTGCCGCGGAATGGAAAGGTGCGGCCGCCATCGGCGGTGTAGCCATAACCGATATCGAGCTGCCGCAACGCCGTCATCGCATGCTCGCGCGTGACGCCCTTGCCATCGGTGCGACAGTCGAGCGTCCAGTCATGGAACACCGCGAACTGGCCATCGGTGGTTGGGTGCACGTCGAATTCCACGATATCGGCGCCGGCCAGAAAGCTGGCGTGCATCGAGGCGATGGTGTTCTCGAGATACTCATGCGTCGGCGGCAGCATCCGCGCCGCGGTGCAGGTTTCGCTCGTCAGGCCGGTGCGATCGAACTGCTGTGACAAACCGCGATGAGCCAGAACGATCGCCTGTCCAGCAGTTTTCGACACCAGCAAGCTGGTGTTGTTGACGAACATGAAGCCGACGCACAGCAATGCCGTCACGCCGGCGCATTTCCAGAATCTGCTCATACCCCGCCAATTCCGTGACGATTCGAGCCGAATTGCGTCCAACCCTCGTGGGTGCAAAAGCTCTCGCGCGGGGATCACGCATTCTTGCATCCGGCACGCCGATCGCGAGCCTGCATCAGAACGGTCGTCGCCGAACTTCGGCTGGCTGCTGCAGGCGTCGTTGCGTCGTCCGCCGCCAAGCCATTCATGTTCGCCGAAGACCGATTGTCGGAGCTTCCAGGACTCCTCGGCATTCCCCACGCAAATACCCTGGACAGCTATCGATATCTCGGCAATGGCGAGGGCGCGTCCGGTGTTCTGACGCTCATCGGGCCCGATGGCGAAACCGAGATCCGCCTGCCCTGACGAGCTGGACCGGCGCGATCCGGCGAACTCATTTCGAGCTGACCCTGCGCGCACGCGCCGTTCCGTGGCGTTCGAAGGACGGACGCAACCGTCGTGTCGCCATGCCCGGAACGATCTCCCGAGCAACGGAACTTGCCCGTCGGGCGACTCAAAGGGCGTGGATTCGCGCGGCGAGTCGCAGCCGCGACATCGGATCAGCCTTTCGCGGACTCACGCCGGAGATTTTTTCCGGCAAAGCTCTCAATGCGTTCGCCGGTGTCAGTCAAACGCAGGCCAGATTTCCCTTTCGCTTTTTCGGAATCTATGAAACACTGCGCCCGTCCCGCCTCGCCATGAGGGGCGCTTCGCGATCGTCACGAACGTGGAGGCGGGATGCGATGGGCGCAGCTCTGCCGCAGCATGGCCTTGCCGTGCGGACGAACGGCAGGATACGCCGGCGAAATCGTGTGGTCCTGGCCTCCCGATGCTGAGGTCAAGCCGGCTGAGATGATGATCGGCCGGCGACGGGGGCAACAAAGCCCGGTCCCCGAGGAGAGCACGTATAAGCCGGAAAACCGTTGCGCAGGGAAGGCCGGGATCGTCCGGCTGAGCCTGTGGTTCCTGCCCCGTGCACTTCTTCACGCACGGGGGCCGCGGGTATCAGCGGATACCCGGCCTTCCCTGCGCCCTCTGTTCAAAGAGGGACACCGTACGATCATCACCCGGGCGCGCAACGCGCCGCGGGATCGCGATGACATGCTGTTTGACATTCATATCAGAACGCCACGCGCATGACCCCTGCACGTGAGCGTCACTTGCCGTCGTCGAGATGGACCAGCACCGCCGCGTTGGCGATGATGATGGCGTCGCTGCCGGCCTCGGCCGCAATCTCCAGCCCGCCTTTGACCGCGGTCACGGTCACCGTGCCATAGGGCAGCTCCTTGGCCACTGCAGCGGTGTCGACAGCCTCCGGGTTCGGCACGCCGATGGTGACGTCCACGAACATGTCCTGCGGCGTCTTGCCGACCATGCGGAAGAAGCCGAGGCTGGAATGGCGGATCGCGTCCGACACCGCGCGCTTGGCCGCCTTGGTGGCGTCGCGGCCGTGGACGTCGACGCCCATGCCCATCTCGGTGATACAGCGGACGCGCGCCATGTCGTGTTTCCCTCGGTTGCTTGCCTCGTACGCCATGCGACCTTAGCCAACGGCGCGGCCGACGCAAGCCGGGTGGACATCAAGCGCCCCCGCCACAGAAAATGGTCATCTGATGCCGACATATATCGTGCAAGATGATGCGCTGGACGAACCTGAGAACAAGGTCTTCGAATGATGTTCCTCCCCGTCTTTCCCGTGATGGCGATCCATCGGCCGGATCCGGCAGGCATGGCTGACCACGAGGAACATTGAAGGAGAACGCCAATGGGTTTTTCACACACGCTGGGCGGCACGCGCTACCGGTTCGACGACCTCAGAACCTTGCTTGCGAAGGCAACGCCGTTGCGCTCGGGCGACGTGCTGGCGGGCCTCGCCGCGGAGGATGCCGCCGAAGGCGTGGCGGCACGGATGGCGCTCGCCGAGCTGCCGCTGCGCCATTTCCTCAACGAGGCCGTCATCCCCTACGAGACCGACGAGGTCACGCGGCTGATCGTCGACCAGCATGACGGCAAGGCGTTCGCTCCCGTCGCAAGCCTCACGGTCGGCGACTTCCGCGAATGGCTGCTGTCGGATGCGGCCGACGCAGATGCACTCAGCGGCGTGTCGCCAGGGCTGACGCCGGAGATGGTTGCTGCGGTCTGCAAGATCATGCGGCTGCAGGACCTGGTGACGGTCGCGGCGAAATGCGAGGTCGTGACGCGCTTCCGCTGCACCATCGGCCTGCCGGGCCGGATGTCGACACGGCTGCAGCCCAACCACCCGCTCGACGATCCCAAGGGCGTCGCGGC
It encodes the following:
- a CDS encoding tyrosinase family protein, which gives rise to MSVGLRQTRRTFLATAAMAAASTVISPRPSRAAAKYRRHSVTSAEGQKMLASYAKGVAAMLQLPANHPQNWFRNAFIHLMDCPHGNWWFYVWHRGYLGYFEQSIRALSGDDNFALPYWDWTELPEIPAGMFDAVLTPTDRAYQPFTGNLAVFTSFIKPALTDYWNSLSKDQRGQLEIRGYKSIDDLWNDVTGFSPSANAGISGNEAFATTCASRYLSRDNPKLDAKTTYDVSPFVIMAGLLPTDFYNSDNYLSFTSSKTASHNTQPNGATKFSTLEGLPHNKVHNYIGGVGPLDPGPYGNMTNFLSPVDPIFFLHHSNMDRLWDVWTRKQQRLKLPYLPQGAELKTFSDEPFLFYADGKGGYVGPSKAGDYISTDRFDYDYAPGFGEDIVNPPAVAAAPQAKPQQGSVKANVGTVRIPGDALEAHLAAARPQPLMAQITLPRPSGYSTVREFDVLVNAPANVSKVTADSPYYAGTIAFFGSMMPGMAMTTDASFAVPLPTKQEAFSALRAAPNQPLSIRVVPSGGVGTAPTLKALSVGPLRR
- a CDS encoding glutathione S-transferase family protein; this translates as MSDLSSFPITTRWPAQHPDRIQLYSLPTPNGVKVSIMLEETGLAYEPHTIDFGKDDQKTPEFLSLNPNGKIPAIIDPDGPGGQPLGLFESGAILQYLAEKTGKFLPNDPARRWQTIQWVHFQMGGIGPMFGQLGFFHKFAGREYEDKRPLQRYVAESRRLLGVLEARLDGRQWIMDADYTIADIATLGWVRNLIGFYGARDIVAFDELKHVPAWLERGLARPAVQRGLEIPQRP
- a CDS encoding Lin0512 family protein encodes the protein MARVRCITEMGMGVDVHGRDATKAAKRAVSDAIRHSSLGFFRMVGKTPQDMFVDVTIGVPNPEAVDTAAVAKELPYGTVTVTAVKGGLEIAAEAGSDAIIIANAAVLVHLDDGK
- a CDS encoding glycerophosphodiester phosphodiesterase family protein, which translates into the protein MSRFWKCAGVTALLCVGFMFVNNTSLLVSKTAGQAIVLAHRGLSQQFDRTGLTSETCTAARMLPPTHEYLENTIASMHASFLAGADIVEFDVHPTTDGQFAVFHDWTLDCRTDGKGVTREHAMTALRQLDIGYGYTADGGRTFPFRGKGVGLMPSLDEVLAAFPDKAFLINVKSNDPAEGRLLADALARLPGARRARLTVYGGDAPIATLRASLPDLKVMSRGMLKSCLVRYLGYGWTGLVPSACHNMMVLVPINVAPWLWGWPDRFLARMTRAESSVFVVGSYSGEAFSAGLDTPDDIARLPKNFTGGVMTDEIETVAPLLKQTP
- a CDS encoding TROVE domain-containing protein; this translates as MVRLNKFLRAFTHEGAPSRQLAPEQALQRTLMSCLLWEDQFYEDGIAIAERIKALVPLVEPREVAQLAVRTREEMKLRHAPLLVAREMARLPTHRALVAETLSRIIQRPDEMTELLAIYWADSLGPQQQRKRQPVSAQVKKGLAKAFAKFDAYQLAKYDREGPVRLRDVLFLVHARPRDAAQEAVWKQLADGGLPSPDTWEVALSAGADKRASFERLLSEKRLGALALLRNLRLMQQAGVSRSIIAAAIETMRTDRILPYRFITAARHAPDFEPELEAAMLRSIKGYARLPGRTRLLIDVSGSMFASLSAKSEMTRADAACGLAILAREVCDEVEIFTFSDKVVKVPPRRGFALRDAILGSQPHSGTYLGRAVGEVDRKGDRLIVFTDEQSHDAVPAPKARGTMVNVASYQHGVGYGPWTRVDGFSEAVIAWIAAHEETLRGATLH
- a CDS encoding oxygenase MpaB family protein, translated to MIVSDADFERCLAEVLSAPATPGDAVLPSDSVMWRVHREAALFLGAGRALLLQLAHPWVAAGIAEQSKVFADPLGRFHRTFSIVYTMVFGTRAQAVAVARRLYRRHAAVDGVMPETVGPFTAGSRYRANDVDALRWVHATLVETAMMSYGLLCRPLDDAEREQYWREATRFAGLFGIPHEAMPPDWASFKAYTAEMMASETLTVGPAAREIAQRIFSGEATLIGPPRWFTALTAEMLPERLRLAFALPYGERERRSAARARRFLPRAYAMLPERLRTVGPYQEAMARIEGTTCPPFTRLLNRVWIGQPSMASPFEQRAERARSGTV
- a CDS encoding histidine phosphatase family protein → MNALTLLIIRHAEKPDGDATGPGLTHEGQPDSKSLVIFGWERAGAWTALFGSGLGGTDYPTPQAVYAADPDSTEDGSDPSRRPYETVLDLAARVGLDKPNTSFAKGQEAALVEALLSLSGTVLVAWEHKAIISDILPRLPVSNESQLPTHWSGKRFDVVLRFDRADGGAEFTFSELYPCLMPGDSDKPLKSDPMDGG
- a CDS encoding Acg family FMN-binding oxidoreductase; amino-acid sequence: MNRRQVLIGGGSALAVAALGAGTWRAATGTMRAYDDYIARLRAPLSPEITDVIRYATLAANSHNTQPWRFRVTQDAIEIMPDPSRRTPVVDPDDHHLFVSLGCAAANLAIAAAASGRRGEVAIDGQTVRYSFMNAEPHDDPLLPAIVRRQSTRADYDGRAVPSGDLAALQVAAATRGVDLILITDRTVIAAIRDLVVAGNDAQMRDVAFMRELKSWLRFNPRSAMATGDGLFAPASGNPSLPTALGGIAFDHLFDAAAENDKYARQIGSSAGLAVFAAENADPSHWIRVGQACQRFALEATRLGLKLAFINQPVEVAALRPELARVIGTTRRPDLVLRFGYGPTLPFAPRRRVADVLGS